The sequence below is a genomic window from Nocardia fluminea.
CCATCGCCGGTGGTTCGTCGGGTACCTCGGACACACCGATCACGTTCGTGCTCTTGCAGTTCGGGCTGTTCGGACCGCTGCTGGTCCCGCTGTGGGCGTATGGAGCGTGGCGGTTGTGGAATTCGCGGTGGCGGGCGTTCGCGCTGACCTACGCGGTGCTGTTCGTGGTATTCCTCGCGACCGGCGGCAAGGCCTACTACCTCGGCGGGATGTACCCGGTGCTGCTCGCGGCGGGTGCCGTGGGGCTGTGCCGGTGGGTTGGCGCGGACCGAAAACGATGGGCGGCCGTCGTTTCGGTGATCGCGGTCAACGCGGTGATGTCGGCGGTGTTGTTCCTGCCCGTGCTGCCGGTCGCGTCGCTGCGGGATTCGCCGGTTCTCGCGATCAACTACGACGCGGGCGAGACCATCGCCTGGCCCCGCTACGTCGAACAGATCGCCGCCGCCCGGCCACCCGGAGCCCCCGTCCTCACCGCCAACTACGGCGAGGCGGGGGGCGATCCAACGCTACGGCTCGGAATATGGCCTGCCCACACCACATTCCGGCCACAACGCCTACTGGTGGTGGGGGCCTCCGCCGGACAACGCGACAGAGGTACTCACCGTGGGAATCGACCGCGAACGGCTCACCGGAATCTGCTCGGTGGTCGTCCCGGCGGGCACACTCGACAACGGCCTCGACATCGATAATGACGAACAAGGACAGCCGATGTTCCTCTGCCGCAATCCGATCCGGCCGTGGTCGCAACTGTGGCCGCAGCTGCGCACCCTCGGCTGAGGAACTCGACCGGCGCGTGTAGCAGTGGATCTCGGGAGCCGGGCGTCGATGCCGGCCGCAGAGAGCCCGTCACCGCGCAGATCTAGAGGCCTGACGGTCGAGGAAGCCGGTCAGCAACTTCGCCCATTCGTCGGGGCGTTCGACCATGACCACATGACCCGCCGCGATCTCCACGTACTCGGCACCGGGTACCGCCGCGGCGAGTGCCCGGGAATTGGCCGGGTCGACGAGCAGGTCCGCTGTGGTAGCGACGACGAGTGTCGGGACCGACAAAGTGGCGAGATCGGCGGTGGTGTCGACGGTTTCGACCAGGGCCGCCTGACGACGGGTGCCGCCCGGGATCGAGGCGGCCGTCTGGCGGACCATCTCGTCGACGGTCTCCGCCGGGAGACTGTTGACGAACTCGGTGGAGAAGCCGGTGAGCAGGACCAGTCGGGCGAAGGATTCGTGCGCGCCCCGATCGAGGAGATCCTGCCAGGCCCGTACGGCCGCCCGGGCTCGATTGTCGGGTGCGGCCAGCCCGGCGGTGAGCAGTAGGCCGATGACGCGGTCGGGATGACGTGCCGCGGCGCGAACGGCCACAGCCGTGCCGAGCGAGAAGCCGATGATGGTGAAGGTCTCGACGCCGGCGTCGACAGCCGCCGCCACCAGGGCGTCGGCCAGCTCATCGAGGTTCAGCGGGGTGTCGTCGCCCGGGTAGTCCGAGGCGACCACCGTGTGGCCGGCGGCGAGTACCGGGATCAGGGTGCCGAAATTGCTCGCGATCCCGCCGCCCGCGCCGTGCGCGAGGACGATGCCGGGGCCGGAGCCGTGGACGGTGGTGTGCAGGGGAATCGTGGTCATAGCGGCGACGTTAGGGATTGACATGGGTGTGAAGGTCAAGCCGAAAGTGCCGGTGATCACATGCTGATCGGCGAATTGGCGCGACGCACCGGGGTCGCCACCCGGCTGTTGCGCTACTACGAGGAACAGGGCCTGCTGCGTCCGCACCGCGACGGCAACGGTTACCGCAGCTATCCCGAATCCGCGCCCGCGACGGTCGCCCGGATCAGAGAACTGCTGGCCGCGGGATTGAACACCGAGGACATCGCGCAACTCATGCCGTGCGCGGAACACGACGGACCCGTCCGGGCCTGCGAGATGTCGGTGCGGATCATGGCCGATCGATCCGTCGAACTGGACCGCCGCATCGCCGAGCTCGATCGTCAGCGGTCCCACCTCGCCGCGCAGCTCGACGCGAGTCTCGCCACCGCGGCAGAAGCCACCCGCTCACCATCGCCACCCGTGCGTGGTTATTCGCGCACGTAGTAGCGCAGGGTGAGGTAAGCGGTGACGGCGGCGAAGACGATGCCCACCGGGGCGATCGTCAGGGAGACCACCGCGATGTCGTCGCCGGTGATGCGCGGGAAGACATTGCTGTCGAACAGCGGGCCCAGCGCCCGGTCGATCACCAGCGGCCGGGCGATGACCAGGCCGAGGATCGCGAGCACCGACCCGACGAAGGCGGCCGCGACCGCTTCGAGCAGGAACGGCAGCTGGGTGTACCAGCGGGTCGCGCCGACCAGGCGCATGATGCCGACTTCCGTGCGCCGCGTGAACGCGGCGATCTGCACCATGTTGAGCACCAGCAGCATCGCGGCCAGCGCCATCACCAGCGCCAAGCCGAACGCGGCATTGCGTAAGCCGTCGAACAGGCTGGTCAGCCGGTCGACGAACTCCTTGTCGTTGGCCACGATCCGCACGCCCGGAC
It includes:
- a CDS encoding alpha/beta fold hydrolase; the encoded protein is MTTIPLHTTVHGSGPGIVLAHGAGGGIASNFGTLIPVLAAGHTVVASDYPGDDTPLNLDELADALVAAAVDAGVETFTIIGFSLGTAVAVRAAARHPDRVIGLLLTAGLAAPDNRARAAVRAWQDLLDRGAHESFARLVLLTGFSTEFVNSLPAETVDEMVRQTAASIPGGTRRQAALVETVDTTADLATLSVPTLVVATTADLLVDPANSRALAAAVPGAEYVEIAAGHVVMVERPDEWAKLLTGFLDRQASRSAR
- a CDS encoding MerR family transcriptional regulator; amino-acid sequence: MLIGELARRTGVATRLLRYYEEQGLLRPHRDGNGYRSYPESAPATVARIRELLAAGLNTEDIAQLMPCAEHDGPVRACEMSVRIMADRSVELDRRIAELDRQRSHLAAQLDASLATAAEATRSPSPPVRGYSRT
- a CDS encoding glycosyltransferase family 39 protein, whose translation is MAAVDPDSLCVMRLPAVAAATLVVVCAGVMAGELGGGRGARALAAGAVASSALVMGAGHLLGTTVFDLAAWSLICLLVLKLGRDRRWWLVIGPVVGLGLQNKVLLIVPVAVLAVALALTGQRKLFATRYFGVAVGFVLILWLPYLWWQAGNGWPQWELSRAIAGGSSGTSDTPITFVLLQFGLFGPLLVPLWAYGAWRLWNSRWRAFALTYAVLFVVFLATGGKAYYLGGMYPVLLAAGAVGLCRWVGADRKRWAAVVSVIAVNAVMSAVLFLPVLPVASLRDSPVLAINYDAGETIAWPRYVEQIAAARPPGAPVLTANYGEAGGDPTLRLGIWPAHTTFRPQRLLVVGASAGQRDRGTHRGNRPRTAHRNLLGGRPGGHTRQRPRHR
- the ftsX gene encoding permease-like cell division protein FtsX, translated to MRLSFLFTEVVDGLRRNLTMTIAMILTTAVSLMMLGGGMLSVRMADKTENFFIGRLEVRFYLDDAVSDNDPDCAADPCKSLLADLKQTSGVESVQFLNRADALEEAKKLFADQPEMVQYISDSPLPASLRVKMTDADQYQHIYDSFATRPGVRIVANDKEFVDRLTSLFDGLRNAAFGLALVMALAAMLLVLNMVQIAAFTRRTEVGIMRLVGATRWYTQLPFLLEAVAAAFVGSVLAILGLVIARPLVIDRALGPLFDSNVFPRITGDDIAVVSLTIAPVGIVFAAVTAYLTLRYYVRE